A stretch of the uncultured Desulfobacter sp. genome encodes the following:
- a CDS encoding ArsA-related P-loop ATPase translates to MTRTEPDVLFFLGKGGTGKSTCAALCAVDLAGAGFRVCLSSFDDAHNLCDIFQTTFSHAPKSILPGLEVIQVDKDREIASYLSGVTRKVKRNFTYLTAFNLGNYFDVLKLSPGMEAHALTACFTDLRKKYMGWDYLIIDMPPTALSLSFFNLPTLSLLWVNQLEKLRLDINKKKEIISKIKLAGKEITQDKVLARIMEIKSDHLDLKSFFEHKAICYAVHNTDALSLAETKRIFDQLSMLGIKLAGLFCNHRTPDDMYQSAADPELPCRILMDLPYCAQPLVGLDTLTRFTRQSGLNFAEELKK, encoded by the coding sequence ATGACGAGAACCGAACCAGACGTTCTATTTTTTTTAGGGAAAGGCGGCACAGGCAAATCCACATGCGCGGCACTTTGCGCCGTTGATCTTGCCGGGGCAGGTTTCAGGGTGTGCCTGTCCTCCTTTGACGACGCCCACAACCTGTGTGATATTTTCCAAACAACATTTTCCCATGCGCCTAAAAGCATTCTTCCGGGTCTTGAGGTCATCCAGGTGGACAAAGACAGAGAAATCGCATCTTACCTGTCAGGGGTCACACGAAAAGTAAAACGCAACTTCACCTATCTGACTGCCTTTAATCTTGGAAACTATTTTGATGTATTAAAACTATCCCCGGGCATGGAGGCACACGCCCTTACCGCATGCTTTACCGATCTTAGAAAAAAATATATGGGCTGGGATTATCTGATCATAGACATGCCGCCCACAGCCCTTTCTTTAAGCTTTTTTAATCTGCCGACCCTGTCGTTGCTCTGGGTAAACCAACTGGAAAAACTGCGGCTGGACATCAATAAAAAAAAAGAGATCATTTCAAAAATAAAACTGGCCGGTAAAGAAATTACCCAGGATAAAGTGCTGGCAAGAATCATGGAGATAAAATCTGATCATTTGGATCTAAAATCCTTTTTTGAACATAAGGCCATATGCTATGCCGTACACAATACAGATGCGCTGTCCCTGGCCGAAACCAAAAGAATTTTCGACCAGCTTTCGATGCTTGGTATAAAACTGGCCGGACTCTTCTGCAATCATAGAACCCCGGACGATATGTATCAAAGTGCAGCAGACCCGGAACTTCCATGCCGGATTTTGATGGATCTGCCCTATTGTGCCCAGCCTCTGGTTGGCCTTGATACACTGACCCGGTTTACCAGGCAGTCCGGTCTTAATTTCGCTGAAGAACTGAAAAAATAA
- a CDS encoding sigma-54 dependent transcriptional regulator, whose amino-acid sequence MTAAHKILIVDDDASILEVLGERLSASNFKVLKAKDAAGAEQILKGQNGVELLVSDIKMPGKDGMELFTDIRKSLPDLPVIFLTAHGTIPDAVEAMKLGAADYIAKPFDGKDLIKKINTVMALRGTSAGTGNVPLVESGFYWGKSPAMKHLYTMVRKVAATEVNVLVLGESGVGKERIAGCIHKHSTRKKHPYMVVDCGSTPAGILESELFGHLKGAFTHAVKDKVGLIQAADSGTLFLDEIGNISHDMQCRLLRFLEDKKIRQVGAVQETTVDCRVIAATNADLAQSIEAGSFRQDLYYRLKGITLTIPPLRDRKEDIYPLADLFADNYGKAHGIDRLHISDAAVKVLEEHPWPGNVRELKNTIQAGAVLCQNQVIEPWDLQIETIRETAVLTSDLPESQAFSIEQSEKDTIIRALKKSRGVQKEAADLLGISKRAMHYKVKKYEIDPTVYK is encoded by the coding sequence GTGACGGCAGCACATAAAATACTCATTGTTGATGATGACGCCAGTATTCTGGAGGTTTTGGGCGAAAGACTGTCTGCATCAAACTTTAAGGTTTTGAAGGCAAAGGATGCGGCTGGGGCCGAACAGATACTTAAAGGGCAGAACGGCGTGGAGCTTTTAGTCTCAGATATAAAAATGCCGGGCAAAGACGGAATGGAATTGTTCACGGATATCCGCAAGTCTCTGCCGGATCTGCCGGTGATTTTTTTGACGGCTCACGGGACCATACCGGATGCTGTGGAGGCGATGAAACTTGGGGCGGCCGATTATATTGCCAAGCCGTTTGACGGCAAAGACCTGATCAAAAAAATTAATACCGTCATGGCTTTGCGCGGTACAAGTGCCGGAACCGGTAACGTTCCACTGGTTGAATCCGGGTTTTACTGGGGTAAATCCCCTGCCATGAAACATCTTTATACCATGGTGAGAAAGGTGGCCGCCACCGAGGTCAACGTGCTTGTACTCGGGGAGAGCGGCGTGGGTAAAGAGCGTATTGCCGGATGTATTCATAAACACAGCACTAGAAAGAAACATCCCTACATGGTCGTGGATTGTGGGTCAACGCCGGCAGGTATCCTTGAAAGTGAATTGTTCGGCCATTTGAAAGGGGCGTTTACCCATGCGGTAAAGGACAAGGTAGGGCTTATTCAGGCTGCAGATTCCGGTACGCTTTTTTTGGATGAAATCGGCAATATATCCCATGATATGCAATGCCGTTTGTTAAGATTTCTCGAGGATAAAAAAATCCGCCAGGTCGGTGCCGTACAGGAAACTACCGTGGACTGCCGGGTCATTGCAGCGACAAATGCTGATCTTGCCCAGTCCATTGAAGCGGGAAGCTTTCGCCAGGATCTGTACTACCGACTCAAGGGAATCACCCTGACCATTCCACCTTTGCGGGATCGAAAAGAAGATATTTATCCGTTGGCGGATTTATTTGCTGACAACTATGGCAAGGCCCACGGCATTGACCGGCTGCATATTTCCGATGCCGCGGTCAAAGTGTTGGAAGAACATCCTTGGCCCGGCAATGTCCGGGAATTGAAAAATACCATTCAGGCCGGGGCCGTTTTGTGCCAAAACCAGGTTATTGAACCATGGGATCTTCAGATTGAAACTATCAGGGAAACTGCGGTGCTGACTTCCGACCTTCCCGAATCCCAGGCATTTTCCATTGAGCAAAGTGAAAAGGATACAATTATACGGGCCCTGAAAAAGTCCAGGGGGGTTCAAAAAGAAGCGGCCGATCTTTTGGGTATCAGCAAACGGGCCATGCATTATAAAGTCAAAAAATACGAGATTGATCCGACTGTCTATAAATAA
- a CDS encoding HAMP domain-containing sensor histidine kinase, which yields MSDTSGRIVSISNRIAVLSNDLKNNLLDMDANIKKLKLLKKEVYFDYFGTARRNYQNVLAEIIELDTRRRIPAGYWGDIDRTFGSHVESGVFMEQVMSDDFTWIDAGMMDQWMAAIAMARKDNEGRIEQALILINRLSHQVMKNCMIGFAISILVGLMGIWFISRSIIIPLNKLKSGLRRVSDDNYTYEMAITSKDEFGELAAAFNDMNRQLKADDEIRSDFIATLSHEIRSPLSSIRESVNMMTEEVLGPVNEKQKKFLTIAINEIARITSLLNHLLDASILVSGVKTRQVAPFDPNQLVQSAILSVTPGAKTRGIRMEFKVLAQAPMVKGNEKEITQVIINILDNALKFSPDNSRVDVCLTRGPGKHFLTCAVSDEGPGIPDDKKNLIFKKYYRAKEVRKHMDGVGLGLNIARRIVQANGGEIFVKNRPDKGCTFSFTLPVF from the coding sequence ATGTCCGATACTTCAGGCCGGATTGTCAGCATCAGCAACCGGATTGCGGTGTTGTCCAACGATCTTAAAAATAATCTTCTTGATATGGACGCGAATATCAAGAAATTGAAACTGCTGAAAAAAGAGGTATATTTTGATTATTTTGGAACAGCCCGGCGTAATTACCAGAACGTGCTTGCTGAGATCATCGAACTGGATACAAGGCGGAGAATACCTGCAGGATACTGGGGCGACATTGACCGAACCTTTGGTAGTCATGTAGAGTCGGGTGTATTCATGGAACAGGTCATGAGCGATGATTTTACCTGGATTGATGCCGGTATGATGGATCAGTGGATGGCTGCCATAGCCATGGCAAGAAAGGACAATGAAGGCCGAATTGAGCAGGCGTTGATCCTGATAAACCGTTTAAGCCACCAGGTGATGAAAAACTGCATGATCGGATTCGCTATTTCAATATTGGTAGGCCTGATGGGGATTTGGTTTATTTCCAGATCCATCATTATCCCTTTGAACAAATTGAAATCCGGGTTAAGAAGGGTCTCTGATGATAATTACACCTATGAGATGGCTATTACATCCAAAGATGAATTCGGGGAACTGGCTGCGGCGTTTAATGATATGAACCGTCAGCTTAAAGCTGATGACGAGATCCGTTCTGATTTTATTGCCACTTTGAGCCATGAAATCAGAAGTCCATTGTCTTCCATCCGCGAATCTGTGAATATGATGACTGAAGAGGTTCTTGGCCCGGTCAATGAGAAACAAAAGAAATTTTTAACTATTGCCATCAATGAGATTGCCAGGATCACCAGCCTGTTGAATCATCTGCTTGATGCGTCCATTCTGGTTTCAGGGGTTAAGACAAGACAGGTTGCGCCGTTTGATCCCAATCAGCTTGTACAATCGGCCATTTTAAGTGTTACACCCGGGGCAAAGACCCGGGGCATCCGCATGGAATTTAAGGTTCTTGCACAGGCGCCCATGGTCAAAGGTAACGAGAAAGAGATAACCCAGGTCATCATAAATATTTTGGATAATGCGCTGAAATTTTCGCCGGACAACAGCCGGGTGGATGTCTGTTTGACCCGGGGGCCGGGAAAACATTTTTTGACATGTGCCGTCAGTGATGAAGGGCCCGGAATTCCCGACGATAAGAAAAATTTGATTTTCAAGAAGTACTACCGGGCCAAGGAGGTGCGCAAGCACATGGACGGTGTCGGGCTTGGTTTAAATATTGCCCGACGGATCGTTCAGGCCAATGGCGGAGAAATTTTTGTGAAGAACAGGCCGGATAAAGGGTGCACGTTTTCCTTTACGTTGCCGGTGTTTTAA
- a CDS encoding DUF362 domain-containing protein gives MGADVFFMDMTATSRENLPAKLARLVTTAGLDDVLDKNDLTAVKVHFGEQGNTAYIRPVLIQKIIRAIRKSNATPFLTDANTLYVGTRSDAVSHIKTAVENGFSYSSMDAAPLIIADGLFGKSETAVEVNLKHNREVFIGSEIINANALVALAHFKGHELSGFGGTLKNLGMGCASRRGKLDQHSNVSPKIKRKSCIGCGLCAQHCPGQAITIENKKAYMNKEACIGCAECIVRCPTQSININWNQDVPVFLEKMMEYTAGVLKNKAGKCLFVNFITNISPKCDCLPYAESPICNDIGVVASCDPVAIDQASADLVNQAQGLASSILTTHLAPGEDKFKGLYPNVDWEHQLAYAQDIGLGTRQYNLIKLETLAYKNPGPHG, from the coding sequence ATGGGTGCCGATGTATTTTTCATGGATATGACCGCCACATCAAGGGAGAACCTGCCCGCCAAGTTGGCCCGCCTGGTCACCACGGCAGGACTTGACGACGTCCTGGACAAAAACGATCTGACTGCCGTCAAGGTGCATTTTGGTGAACAGGGAAATACGGCGTATATTCGGCCTGTTCTTATCCAAAAAATTATCCGGGCAATCAGAAAATCCAATGCAACACCTTTTCTGACCGATGCCAATACCCTATACGTGGGTACCCGGTCTGACGCAGTGTCCCATATCAAAACCGCAGTGGAAAACGGGTTTTCCTATTCGTCCATGGATGCAGCCCCTTTGATCATTGCCGACGGCCTGTTCGGAAAAAGCGAGACAGCCGTAGAGGTCAATCTCAAACACAATCGGGAAGTGTTTATCGGGTCGGAAATCATCAATGCCAACGCGTTAGTGGCATTAGCCCATTTCAAGGGCCATGAGCTGTCCGGATTCGGCGGCACCCTTAAAAATCTGGGGATGGGATGTGCATCCCGCCGGGGAAAACTGGACCAGCATTCCAATGTAAGTCCTAAAATCAAACGCAAAAGCTGTATTGGTTGCGGCCTGTGTGCCCAACACTGCCCGGGGCAAGCCATAACTATTGAAAATAAGAAAGCATATATGAATAAAGAGGCCTGTATCGGGTGTGCCGAATGCATTGTGCGCTGCCCCACCCAGTCTATCAACATCAACTGGAACCAGGATGTCCCCGTATTCTTAGAAAAGATGATGGAATATACTGCCGGGGTGCTCAAAAACAAGGCCGGTAAATGCCTGTTTGTCAACTTTATCACCAATATCTCCCCCAAATGTGACTGTCTGCCCTATGCCGAATCCCCCATCTGCAACGATATCGGCGTGGTGGCATCCTGTGATCCCGTAGCCATTGACCAGGCCAGCGCAGACCTTGTGAACCAGGCCCAGGGCCTTGCATCTTCGATATTGACAACCCACCTGGCCCCTGGAGAGGACAAATTCAAAGGACTTTATCCTAACGTGGATTGGGAACACCAGCTTGCGTATGCCCAGGACATTGGTCTTGGAACAAGACAATACAACCTGATCAAATTGGAGACCCTGGCATATAAAAATCCAGGGCCACACGGTTAA
- a CDS encoding J domain-containing protein: MYLAKVKKNRQATYILRESIKQGEQMVARDIFDLGPCPGAWIDYPGGNAWYLNPDLESRISTLAETFDSDQFEDLFWPFIRPDIRRATQTFRQRTFKQYEPMTRAQKETIARKVHAFDKRRAHFLKFGNMDQGPMVNMPTVLFRQLHNKSRDEIEQQFMDQERVLRKKDLKSYVYTVLDLHRFFKGFMAKQMPHALDQDKVEAFFIQELCLLNKELFGLNTRLHEYLIRYAIMFFDHTYGDSVLLDDMVKDFQFRQRSRWFKPPGPTPQLALSRAFKIFNLTSKALESMDKKDITREFRRLARQHHPDRGGSHDKFVELNNAYQVLLEKVS; the protein is encoded by the coding sequence ATGTATCTGGCAAAAGTAAAAAAAAACAGGCAAGCCACATATATCCTGCGGGAATCGATCAAACAGGGTGAACAGATGGTGGCCCGGGACATTTTTGACCTGGGACCCTGCCCCGGGGCCTGGATTGATTATCCCGGCGGCAATGCCTGGTATTTGAATCCGGATCTGGAATCAAGAATTTCAACGCTGGCCGAGACCTTTGACAGTGACCAGTTTGAAGATCTGTTCTGGCCTTTTATCCGGCCCGACATCCGCAGAGCCACCCAGACCTTCAGGCAGCGGACCTTTAAACAATATGAACCCATGACCCGGGCTCAAAAAGAGACCATTGCTCGAAAGGTCCATGCCTTTGACAAACGCCGGGCCCATTTTCTTAAATTCGGCAATATGGACCAGGGGCCCATGGTAAATATGCCGACAGTCCTTTTCAGGCAGTTGCACAACAAATCCCGGGATGAAATCGAACAGCAATTTATGGACCAAGAACGGGTTTTACGGAAAAAAGATCTTAAATCGTATGTATATACGGTGCTTGACCTCCATCGTTTTTTCAAAGGATTCATGGCCAAGCAGATGCCCCATGCCCTGGACCAGGATAAGGTAGAGGCCTTTTTTATTCAGGAATTATGCCTGTTGAACAAAGAGCTTTTCGGATTGAACACCCGGCTGCATGAATATCTGATCCGGTATGCCATTATGTTTTTTGATCACACTTACGGGGATTCGGTACTGTTGGATGATATGGTCAAAGATTTCCAGTTCCGTCAAAGAAGCCGCTGGTTTAAGCCGCCGGGGCCGACCCCGCAGCTTGCCTTATCCCGGGCCTTCAAAATATTTAACCTCACATCCAAGGCACTGGAATCCATGGACAAAAAAGATATCACCCGGGAATTTCGGCGTCTGGCAAGACAACATCATCCGGACAGGGGAGGCAGCCACGACAAATTTGTGGAGTTGAACAACGCCTACCAGGTACTGCTTGAAAAGGTGTCATAA
- a CDS encoding TonB-dependent receptor, whose translation MLYTFLKKVMLPRLLLPGLFLIFPTWCPAAQTQDLTTFSIEELMDIKVTSVSKKSQRLSDSAAAIFVITREDIKRSGATSIPDALRMAPGVNVARIDANKWAINCRGFNSRFSPSLQVLVDGRSVYTPSFSGVYWEVTDVLLEDVDRIEVIRGPGATIWGSNAVNGVINIITRQANETQGGFVQASAGSVEKNMVAARYGGTMGEDKFWRIYAKHHTIEDFQRLSGEDAGDDWQINQAGFRMDAQISSADDFTIQGDIYDGHIHQNLYLYSQVSPYMDEFHVKTDISGGNLMGRWTKVISGTSDISVKTSYDAMHRSEDILNEDRHNVDVEFQHSFGLGLVNDIIWGLRLRHTHDDYSGSKVAVMDPVSTSDLLYSAFIQDEISIFEDKIKLTIGSKFEHNDYTGLEIQPSTRLLWAPDEHHRVWAAVSRATRIPSRVEANGVVYLTGTDHAGTPLYTRFVNNEDQTAETLWAWEAGYRFIPQQNLSVDLALFFNDYRNLRIYSLQAPPYLDDENHVLIQDIALSNMSNARSWGAEISVDLATGSKIKWTLAYSLIFHDYDNDEDFELDFGFTKHQVSLRGRFDLTKNLTLDAWFRYVGKTNANYIFSDTAIYEIDDYLTLDLRIGWQIRPGLEFFLTGQNLLQDSHLEFVQEAFSYPVEVPRSAYAGLTYKF comes from the coding sequence GTGTTATACACTTTTCTGAAAAAAGTAATGCTGCCGCGTTTGCTGCTGCCGGGCCTGTTCCTCATTTTTCCTACCTGGTGCCCGGCCGCCCAAACCCAAGATCTAACCACATTTTCCATTGAAGAACTCATGGATATCAAAGTAACGTCTGTGAGCAAAAAAAGCCAACGGCTGTCTGACAGCGCAGCCGCCATTTTCGTTATCACCCGGGAAGATATCAAACGCTCCGGGGCCACCAGTATTCCCGATGCCCTGCGCATGGCCCCGGGCGTGAATGTGGCACGAATTGATGCCAACAAATGGGCCATAAACTGCAGGGGATTTAACAGCCGGTTCTCCCCAAGCCTTCAGGTCCTTGTCGACGGACGAAGTGTGTATACCCCCAGTTTTTCAGGCGTTTACTGGGAAGTAACAGACGTGCTGCTTGAGGATGTGGACCGCATTGAGGTGATCCGTGGCCCCGGGGCCACCATCTGGGGTTCCAATGCAGTGAATGGGGTGATCAATATTATCACCAGGCAGGCAAATGAGACCCAGGGCGGTTTTGTTCAAGCTTCTGCCGGATCTGTAGAAAAAAACATGGTGGCCGCAAGATATGGCGGAACAATGGGTGAAGATAAATTTTGGCGAATTTACGCCAAGCACCACACTATAGAAGATTTTCAACGTCTTTCCGGAGAAGATGCAGGGGACGACTGGCAGATCAATCAGGCCGGTTTTCGCATGGATGCCCAAATTTCTTCAGCCGACGATTTCACAATCCAGGGGGATATCTACGACGGTCATATCCACCAGAATCTCTATCTTTACAGTCAGGTATCACCATACATGGATGAATTTCACGTAAAAACAGATATATCCGGAGGTAATCTCATGGGCCGGTGGACAAAGGTCATTTCCGGGACATCGGACATTTCTGTGAAGACATCTTATGATGCCATGCATCGTTCCGAGGATATACTCAACGAGGACCGGCACAATGTTGATGTGGAATTCCAGCACAGCTTCGGACTGGGTTTGGTAAACGACATTATCTGGGGGCTTCGGCTGCGCCATACCCATGATGATTATTCAGGCTCAAAAGTGGCCGTTATGGATCCGGTCAGCACAAGCGACCTTCTCTACTCGGCATTTATACAGGATGAAATATCAATATTTGAGGATAAAATTAAACTGACCATTGGCTCAAAATTTGAGCACAACGATTATACCGGCCTTGAAATCCAGCCATCCACAAGACTGTTGTGGGCACCGGATGAACACCACAGGGTGTGGGCTGCCGTTTCCAGGGCCACCCGTATTCCCTCACGGGTTGAAGCCAATGGCGTAGTCTACCTCACCGGAACAGATCATGCCGGTACTCCATTGTATACCAGGTTTGTGAATAATGAGGATCAAACGGCAGAAACCCTGTGGGCCTGGGAAGCCGGTTACCGCTTTATCCCGCAACAGAACCTCTCCGTTGATCTGGCACTGTTTTTCAATGACTATCGAAATCTTAGAATTTATTCACTGCAGGCCCCCCCCTATCTTGATGATGAAAACCATGTACTTATTCAAGATATTGCGTTAAGCAACATGTCCAATGCCCGCTCCTGGGGGGCAGAGATTTCCGTAGATCTGGCCACCGGCAGTAAAATCAAATGGACGCTGGCCTATTCACTGATATTCCATGATTATGACAATGACGAGGATTTTGAACTTGACTTTGGATTTACAAAACACCAGGTCTCCTTGCGGGGCCGGTTTGATCTGACAAAAAACCTGACCTTGGATGCCTGGTTCAGATATGTGGGAAAAACAAACGCAAATTACATATTTTCCGATACTGCCATCTATGAAATTGACGATTATCTAACCTTGGACCTGCGCATTGGATGGCAGATCCGGCCGGGCCTTGAATTTTTCTTGACCGGTCAAAATCTCCTCCAGGACAGTCATCTCGAATTTGTCCAGGAAGCATTCAGTTATCCTGTGGAAGTCCCCCGCAGCGCCTATGCCGGCTTAACCTATAAATTTTAA
- a CDS encoding YfiR family protein gives MQPLKVKIRKLFMSACTCQFMLSFIVLGTVQSQNLEEYRLKAAFVYNFTKLIEWPQTAFDNKRDTFTIAVFGDERLRQGFETIDGKISTGRTISIRYPDPKAEDYEKILTESQIVFISRYTHLEQVLQILSNIENKPILTIGEVKNFSRAGGVIQFFTRDDHLHFEVNIKKAEAHQLKFSSRLLKLAVIVNEK, from the coding sequence ATGCAACCTTTAAAAGTTAAAATACGAAAGCTATTCATGTCAGCCTGCACCTGTCAATTCATGCTGTCCTTTATTGTTTTAGGCACAGTTCAGTCACAAAACCTTGAAGAATACAGGCTTAAAGCGGCCTTTGTTTATAATTTCACCAAACTCATTGAATGGCCGCAAACGGCATTTGACAATAAAAGAGATACTTTTACAATAGCCGTATTCGGGGATGAACGTCTCAGACAAGGCTTTGAGACCATTGACGGCAAAATCAGTACCGGACGCACCATATCGATCCGTTATCCGGACCCCAAAGCCGAAGATTATGAAAAAATACTGACTGAAAGTCAGATCGTATTCATCAGCCGATATACACACCTGGAGCAGGTCCTGCAAATTCTGAGCAATATTGAAAACAAACCGATTCTCACAATCGGTGAAGTCAAAAATTTCAGCCGGGCCGGGGGCGTCATTCAATTTTTCACAAGAGATGATCATCTTCATTTTGAAGTCAATATCAAAAAAGCTGAGGCACATCAGCTCAAATTCAGTTCCAGACTCCTTAAACTGGCTGTCATCGTAAATGAAAAATAA
- a CDS encoding ATP-binding protein: MKPKKKSKYSIVSIRTKLILTLGFTALLALFMMAASMAAYETYNARNNLVDELVSMADLIALNSSVAMMFNDRNAALEDLSALSAKQGIIGAILYDTHGAIYADFSRDAVSINTLAHEVKQICKPGMSPVEMITAQKMLSGVTNGHTHVILPVTFKNNFLGAIHLIDDMQQQKKRLAAYYLIVAGIGVISLAVVLVLSSKLQSIFTRPLFDVIDSMRQVTRKKDYQVRVKKYSDDEFGVLVEQFNQMLKEIQARDDRLNIYSSSLESRVKQRTQDLSKAKEELESTVIHLEKAQKKAEEASQVKSQFLANMSHEIRTPMNGIIGMTEILLSSKLSEEQETFAVNILKSARTLLAIISDILDFSKIEAGKLEVESIAFDLGSLLTDIKTLLMFAAKDKDLTLSVEIEKGTRLFLMGDPTRIRQVLINLVGNAIKFTEKGGVTIIVSTSMDKNGELHNVDDRNNWIDLTVSIKDTGIGIPAEKQKNIFTPFSQADASFTRRYGGTGLGLAISSDLVSLMGGTISCTSIPGKGSTFSFVLPLKKAEQTTKAMPVPNHTAPPDNTEKINLHVLVAEDNITNQDVFSKMLKTFGCTVDIAATGVDARDKFIALKPDIILMDCQMPKMDGYQATREIRKHEATLGIHTPIIAITAHAMADDRKSCRDAGMDDFLTKPFMMEGLLEIIKKWKPHSNPSEADSADISDSETR; the protein is encoded by the coding sequence ATGAAACCCAAAAAAAAATCAAAATATAGCATTGTTTCCATCAGAACAAAACTGATCCTGACCCTTGGATTTACCGCGTTGCTGGCACTTTTTATGATGGCAGCTTCCATGGCGGCCTATGAAACCTATAATGCCCGAAACAATCTGGTTGATGAACTTGTATCCATGGCGGACCTCATTGCGTTGAACTCTTCGGTGGCCATGATGTTCAATGACCGGAATGCGGCATTGGAGGATCTAAGCGCCCTGTCTGCAAAACAGGGCATTATCGGCGCCATTCTTTACGACACCCACGGCGCAATTTACGCAGATTTCTCAAGGGATGCCGTTTCTATTAATACGCTGGCCCATGAAGTCAAACAGATATGTAAACCAGGCATGTCCCCTGTTGAAATGATTACTGCCCAAAAAATGCTAAGCGGTGTTACAAACGGACATACCCACGTCATCCTGCCGGTCACGTTTAAAAATAATTTTTTAGGTGCCATCCATTTGATTGATGACATGCAGCAACAAAAAAAAAGGCTGGCTGCTTATTATCTTATAGTAGCGGGCATTGGTGTCATCTCGTTGGCAGTGGTCCTGGTTCTGTCTTCCAAACTCCAGTCCATTTTCACCCGGCCTTTATTTGATGTCATTGATTCTATGCGGCAGGTGACACGGAAAAAAGATTATCAAGTCAGAGTAAAAAAATACAGTGACGACGAGTTCGGGGTGCTTGTGGAACAGTTTAACCAAATGCTTAAAGAGATCCAGGCCAGGGACGACAGACTCAATATATACAGTTCCAGCCTTGAATCCAGGGTCAAACAACGCACCCAAGATCTGAGCAAGGCCAAAGAAGAACTTGAATCCACGGTTATTCATCTGGAAAAGGCCCAAAAAAAAGCAGAAGAAGCCAGCCAGGTAAAATCCCAGTTCCTTGCCAATATGAGCCATGAAATCAGAACGCCCATGAACGGTATTATCGGCATGACCGAAATCCTGCTTTCGTCCAAACTGTCCGAAGAACAAGAAACATTTGCAGTCAATATTCTTAAATCAGCCCGGACCCTGCTTGCAATCATCAGCGATATTTTAGATTTTTCCAAAATCGAAGCGGGCAAACTTGAAGTTGAATCCATTGCATTTGATCTGGGCAGTCTGCTGACGGACATTAAAACACTTCTGATGTTCGCCGCCAAAGATAAAGACCTCACTTTAAGTGTTGAAATCGAAAAAGGAACACGCCTTTTCCTGATGGGAGACCCCACAAGAATCAGACAAGTGCTGATTAATCTTGTTGGCAATGCCATCAAATTTACAGAAAAAGGCGGAGTAACGATCATAGTGTCCACGTCCATGGACAAGAATGGTGAATTGCACAACGTTGACGACCGAAACAATTGGATTGACCTGACTGTTTCCATCAAAGATACAGGTATCGGTATCCCTGCTGAGAAACAAAAAAATATATTTACGCCCTTTTCCCAGGCCGACGCCTCTTTTACCCGCAGATACGGCGGCACCGGACTTGGCCTTGCCATTTCATCGGATCTAGTGTCACTTATGGGCGGCACCATCAGTTGTACCAGTATACCGGGCAAAGGAAGTACATTCTCCTTTGTTCTTCCTTTGAAAAAGGCCGAGCAAACAACTAAGGCTATGCCGGTCCCCAATCACACAGCCCCGCCGGACAACACAGAAAAGATCAATCTTCATGTGCTGGTGGCCGAAGACAATATCACCAACCAGGATGTTTTTTCAAAGATGCTCAAGACATTTGGATGCACTGTGGATATTGCAGCCACAGGCGTTGATGCCAGGGATAAATTCATTGCGTTAAAACCGGACATCATACTCATGGACTGCCAGATGCCGAAAATGGACGGCTACCAGGCCACTCGGGAAATCAGAAAACATGAGGCAACCCTTGGCATCCATACTCCGATCATCGCCATCACGGCACATGCCATGGCAGATGACCGAAAAAGTTGCCGGGATGCAGGCATGGACGATTTTTTGACCAAGCCTTTCATGATGGAAGGTCTTTTGGAAATAATAAAGAAATGGAAACCGCATTCAAACCCATCCGAGGCCGATTCTGCAGATATTTCCGACAGCGAGACCCGTTAG